CTCTTGGGCGCCTTTAGCATCTTCGATCGCCGATCTATCCATTCACCAAGGTACCTCGCTTCCCGTACCCCTTCATTTTGAATTTAGGTCCGGCACAACCTCGGGTTTGAAGGAATGGGTTGACAGTGAGCTTTCCGATACGGGCTTTATGGGTTTGTTGCAACGAGCCGGCGTCTTGGAGGCTATAGTTTCATCTCGTTGCTTGTCGAATTTTCGGGACCTCTATAACCTCCGTCATTTGGTCCGGCAATGGTGTACCACCACCCACACCTTCTTTGTCTCATGCGGCGAACTCACTGTGACCCTTGAATACGTGGCTAACCAGTTGCTCTTGCCCATTCTTGGTGATGCCGATCCTGCCGCCCTAGAGCTTTCTTCGAAGGAAGAGGCCATTGAGGCTGAATTGAGGAAAAGGATGGCCGGAAACGCCAAGTTGTCATACTGGGTGAGTTCTTCGTCTAAGTTTTCTGTTGCTGCCCGTCGTGCGGCTTTTATTGTATTTTGGCTTTGCAAGTTTCTTTTTGGGTCCCACCCTCACTACGCCATAAAACCTTTGTACTTTCGTTTGATTATCAAAATATCTGCTGGGGTGATCCTGCCGCTGGCCCCCATGTTCCTgggacacttgtatgttcaattAGACATTCTCTGTAGTGATGAGAGTCAGGCTGGGTCCTGCCACATTGTTACCTCTTCCGTTCACTGTACCATACTTTAGCAGCTGTTGTTTGAGCGTTGTGTTCAGTACTTGACAAAGTGTAGGTCTGCTCGGTTTGCCAGAGAGAAGTACCAGACATGTCCGAGAGTGATTACCGACTTTTGTGGCAGGTTTGAATCCGATTTGTCGCTTGCTTTTTGTTGGTTTGGTTTGAAGTCGATTGGCTATTCTGTggttgaatcttttgatgaggGCGTCGGTTTCTCTTGGAGAGCCTATAGAAATTTGGGTGCAGATTACACTTGTGCGGATTCTGCCATGGGTTCGTTTGTTGACACCATTGGGACCATTACCCCATTGGTTAGCTTTGATGAAATTGGGATCACCTATCTTGCTGCTACCAATACCGGATGACTGCCTTACCTAGCTGATGAAGGCATTAGGTTTGTTCACTATCCTGCCAACTGGGTGAGAAGACAGTTTGGGTTGGATCAAGACATCCTCGATGACATTTCTTTTCTCATGGAATCTCCTACTTTAGTCCGTCCTTTCCTGTGGCACATTGCCTTTGAGTTTTGGAGGTAGTGCTTCAACACCGTTACAGTTCTCAGTTCACTAAGGGAGGGTATCTGTACTTTTCCCATGCATGGTTACTAGCACGCAATGATGGCTACATTTGTGGCTGAGTTAGTGGGGAGCCGTGGCTTCTCTCTCATTCCTCCTGATGGGCTAGGTATGTTTGTCTCAGTTATCCCTCGCCTACTGCTTCCTTCTAAGTCTGTTTTGGCGTATGCTAGAAAACAAAGCCGGTCAGCCATCTTTGAATGGGACGCAGAGAAGAAATGATGGTTCTGGCACGCTGGTGACTATCTCCCTGGTTGggagaaaaaagttaaaagtaacAAACATCTCTGTACCGAGCAAGAAGGCTCCTGCCAAACCTAAGTTCGTCGGCAAAGCCAAGCCTGCCACCCCACTACCTCCTACAGGTGTTCCTTTGGCTAGCAGAACTCGTGGtagcaaaaggaaaactacTCTTCACCCCGTATCTGCCGCCGAACGGAGGGTAAGttatttctccctttttttcttctttgacaaAACTTCTTAACTTTCTTGTGGCTAACTTGCTAATTTCTCCTGCCTCTTTCCTTTTAGTCCAAGCATAAGGAAGACTTGTCAGTTACCTGCCCCATTTTGCTTGATGAGTCTGAATCTGAGGTAAGCCTCTTTCCTtcacttctctttttttttttttctttttcgcaCGCGCTCCTTCTGCCacgtgtcttttgttttttacttaataattttttttttaggaggagCTTAAACCTCTATCCATATATCGCCCCACTACCGAGGAGATTTCTGCCTCCATGGGTGTACCCATGGAAAGCTTTTTTGATGAGGCCGAGGCAGTATTAGCAACGCCTGCTCCTTCTACTGCTGCACACAAGGCTCCTGCTAAAACTCCCACCCCTTCTGCAGAGCCAGTACCTAGAGAGGGTACTCATGTCGAAGGGGTTGGTGAGACTACACCTTTGCCTGCTGAGAGACCCACTCCTTCAGAGGGAGCCATTCCTCTTACCGCTGTTCAAACCAAGATCACTTCTTTCGTTTTGACGCTTGTGATTTCGACTAGTGACCCTTTTGCAGCTATCTCCCAGGCTGCAAAGGGTGGTGCCTCACTTCTTGTTACTCCTTCCTCCATTCCCGACTCTGCTACCCGTGGTCCTGATACGGACTTATCCTCAGAGGGATCCAATGACATTCTTGAGGATCCCGATGATGCACTCGTCctgaaaaagagaattttcGATTCTGATGAAAAGGGGAGTGCTTCGCCCGAGCCTGACTTCATGGGTATGTATCTTCCCtccccttcctttttttttttttttttttttgttgtatttgcGTTTCATTTGCATACTTATCTCCCCGCTTGTAGAGACTTCTGAGGGGCCAGAAATTGCAGCAAGCGTGGGAATGACTGCTCCTGCCACACCCATAGCGCCTATTCCTGCTGCACTTACAGCACTTGTTTCAGCCGTACCTATTACTCCTGCCTCTACTGTGCCTACAGTACTTGTATCTGCTATACCCGTAGCCCCCATTCCTAGTAACTTTGgcaagtttctttttcttcttatttcatcttctttttctacAAGACTTCTCTTCCCGtgccatggttttttttttcattttgcctTGCGTTTCCTTTTTTATAGGTCCACTTCCTACTATCCTTTCTCAGTTTGAGGCGGGTAGTAGTTTTGCCGCCGTTCCGAATGATGCTGTGACCTTTCTTGCTCGCTTTGACCAGCCGGAGGTTCACGACCTTGGTTCGGCAGACTTCTGGACTTCCGGTCCTCCTTATGTAGACTTCTTTTATGGCTTCCGAGTCCTTGAGGACTGCGTTTCTCATTTAGTGATGATCTACAGCAATCACGGCAACTTTATGCAGGAGTTTCGTCTTGGCCGTTCTGTTAGGGAGCATTTCTTGAAAAATGTTGGGGTGTGTGCTGAACGACATTGAGCATAACTTCATCGACTCTGTTTCTGTCGAGAGAATCCTGTAGTGGAGGGCCGTGATTCAAGAACTCATCAGTGTGGTTTTTGCCGTGGAGTTTGTTCTTGAACATCTACGTGAGATTGCGCGAGCATTTTTCATGAGGAGAGTTCAGCCAGTCGTTGATGCCATAGATGCCCGAATCGAGATTTTGAAGAAAGAGGTGGCGGATTTGGAGGGTCGTCGTGAGCGTTTTCTTTCTGGCGTTAGTGGGCCTAGTCGTTTTGGAGATCAGAGTCTCATTTCTGGACTTCAATGATGATGGCGCGGTTCCCTTCCctttctctgtttctctgtttttgttATGTCACACAAAACACTTATATATTTCCTGCAGTAGTTATTTGGTGTGTGTTTGCCACAGTTTGGGTTTGTAATGATGCTACACTTTGCtactttttcttaattattgCTATGACATGATGCTAATACTTCGTACTTTTACATTGCATACTCATGAAAGTACGTTACAATTTCTTCTGTGACATAGTCACTTGgaggaataaaaagaaaaagtgaaggaaacataaacaaaaaactaaagaaaggGACAACCACATAACTTTCTTCTTTAAGCAAAATAACGCTTCAGCTATTTTCCATTGATGGGATCCATCAAGTCCCTACCATCCATTTGAGTTAGGCGATAATACCCACTTTGATGCGCTTcccttatcacaaggggtcccTCCCATTTTGGTGCAAACTTGGATGGTCCTGCCAGACCTCTCTTGACATAGTCTGCCACTTTTCACACCAGTTGTCCTTCTGCAAATACTCTTTCCATGGTCATCCTGCCGTAGGCTTCAGTCATCTTTTGCCTGTATCTTTGACTTCGTTCCTGGGCTTCTTCCCTCCTTTCATCCAGCTCTTCTAGGTCCTCGAACCTTTCTGTCTCGAagacttctccctctttttctttttcttgcatCTGCATGACCCTTAGGGACGGTGTCATTATTTCGGCCGGACTCATTACTTCAGTTCCGTAGACTAAGGAAAAGGGTGAAAAGCCTGTGGCTGACTTTGGTGATTTTCTGTAAGCCAGAGAGCATCTGGCAGGTGCATCGTCTATTCTCCCGTATACTCTTAGCTCATTTTGCTGATGATTTTTATAAGAGTTTTGTTTGTTGCCTTTGCctgcccattcccttgagggTAATAAGGTGATGACCTGTGGTGCTTGACTTGGTAGAACTCTAACATTCTCCTTGTATCACTGTTGACAAATGGTGTGCCGTTGTCACTGATGATCCTGTGGGGCACCCCAAAcctcacaattatattttctttgatgaagtTTGCCACTGCTCCCCCTGTGGCCTTGCGGAGTGGCACTGCTTCTACCCACTTAGTAAAATATTCTGTAACCACTAATATCCATATGTATCCACGTGATGGTGGGTTGACTGGCCCTACCAAATCTAGCCCCAAAGTGTGGAAGGGCCATGGGGTGACCATGCTGTGCAAGTCTTGTGGATGGGTATGAATCAAGTTGGCTTGTACCTGACAACTGTgacacttttttacaaattctgtCGCATCTTTCTTcatggttggccagtagtaGCCCATTTGCAGCAGGCATCTATAAAGCTTTTTCTTCCCCTGATGTTCACCACATTCCCCTGAATGtacttcttttatcatttcttcAGCCTCTTCAGGGCCCAAACACCTCAAAGGGTCTCCATCATAtccttttttgaaaaggacTGTGTTATGCAAGAAGTAACGTGTTGCAAACCTCTTAAACTTGTACCTTTTACTGTGCCTTTGTGGCAGGACGCTTTCTGTTACGTACTGCATGAAAGGGCTTCTCCAATCCTCGCTGATGAACACAGCGTAACTTTCCTCCCTGTCTGTCGCAAGCTAGCAGGTCACACACTGGGTTTGGACTTGATCTGTGTCTTTACCCATGCTTGGCCAATAGAAGCCTGCCCTCTGGAGTTTGCAGTAAAGACTGACTTCCCCGCAAGTCTTGTCgtgtatttctttcaattttctctgGGCTTCCTCCTGACTCACGCATCTGAATAAGACCCCACCTGGCATACTGCGGTACAACTCTTCTTTTACCAAGGCATAGTCTTTTAATATCTTCAATTCTGTTGCATCGTCTCCCTTCACCAAGGTTTCCTTTATAGGGATTTGCTAATCCCCTTCGCCCTGTTCCTCCCGGAACTTTTCCTTCAACACCTCAATGATGGATTCTTCCCTCTTGCTGACTTCTATATTAGTGCTATTCCCTTTGAAGATTATTTGCGAACCAAATGCAGCTAACGTGTTTGCAAACCGATTTTCATTTCTCGGAGCATGTTCTATCTCAAAGGTTGAGAATTTTTCTTCCATTCTTTGGGCCATCGCTCTGTACAGGGCTAGGCTAGGCTCCTTTAAGGAAAAACTTCCTTTGGCCTGGCAAACGACCAAGTTCGAATCTCCAGTACTTTCAAATGTTTGACTCCCATTTCGAGCGTCGTGGCAAGCCTAGTTAGATAGGCCTCGTACTTCGTCGTATTGTTTGAACAGGGGAATTCTAACATAAATGATAGCGCCATTGCCTTGTCTTCTTCATGATACAGAACTACTCCCACCCCTCCGGAATGGGTAGTAGAAGACCtatcaaatttcattacccATTGTTCCCTGACTTCTTTTGCCATAGCTACTTCCCCTGGAACTTCATCATCCAGTGGGAATTCTTCCTCTCCTGGAAACTGTGCCAATAAATCTACTATAACCTGACTTTTCACTGCCCTAGGTGTCCCCATTCTCAAGTCGTATTGTGATAACTGTAGCAACCACTAGGATATCTTGCCGGAGAGGATCAGCTGTTGTAACTGAGCTTTAATGGCATGAGACTTAGTCATCAACCATACTTCATAGGCCAAGAAATAGTGACGCAACCTCTGCGAAGCGTATGCAATGGCTAAGCATGCTCTCTCTGCCCTTGGGTAACGAGTTTCTGCATCTTTTAAGGTGCGGCTGATGTAGTATATTGGCTGCTCGATACCACCTCCACCTTCCTGAGCGATTAGTACGCCGATGGCGTACGAGTTGGTGGCCAGATGGAGTAGCAGTGATCTTTTATGAATAGGGGCCTGCACTGTGGGAAGGTTCATCATTATCTGCTGTAGCCTTTTGAAGGCCGTCTGCTGCGCTTCCCCCCATTCAAAACTTTGCCCCTTCTTAAACAACTTGGTGAAGGCAGAGGTGATTGATGCCAACCCAGGGATAAATCTCCGGATATATGGGACTTTTCCTAAGAGGCTCTTTAATTCTTTTACTGTGGCCGGAGGTCTCACAGTTGCTATGGCCTTGGCTTTGGCCGGATCCACGTCTATGCCTCTGCTGTGAAccaggaaacccaaaaatttcccaGAGGACACTCCGAATGCGCATTTGAGGGGATTCATTCTTAACTTAAAAGCTCTGCATCTTTCAAATACTCTTTTTAACACTTGAAAGTGTTTTTCTCTCCTCGTTGACTTAACcactatgtcatccacatagtctTCTAATCCTGGTGCATCATGTCGTGAAATATGGCCGTCATTGCTCGTTGATAAGTTGCATCTGCATTTTTTAACCCGAAGGGCATCACAGTATAGTAGAAATTGCCCATGGGTGTTCTGAAGGCAGTTTTCTCTACATCCTTTGGCACCATCTTAATCTGATTGTACTCGCTGAAATCGTCAATGAATGAGAACATGGCGCTTCCTACCGCGAAATCTATTAGTAAATCCATGTTCagtgtaggggccttttttgtggttaaagtgtgctgggctgggctgcctcctatAGTGATGGGCCCTAATgttttctgagtaagggagttggagccggtccaattgtaactcaacttgggccggtttgtgcacaaacttatgccttgtctgcCAGGAGTAGGCTTACGACAAGCAGAACTGTTTCAGATGAGTTACGAcagacagatataataataatagccaAAACAGAGTATtctgactatttaaataaatggctatgTAATTCCTACTTATAAAGCATGATTACAGTCATGATAATGTCAATCATagagaaagtgaagaaaataatagaactaatcaaatgggcataaatcaagttttttaattttagtctGCCGaagcaaagccaaagaggagagaacgcctcttctcaatgaAAATAACCTCCCAGGAAAGGATCTTGTCGTGGGGATTAATGGTTTTGAGGaagtcggacctgaatggttattaCCCAAAAAAGGAGTCCTTGTTTACATTTTGGAAGAGAGCAAGATTTggagggggagagagggaaaacGATTTACCGGTGCATGCCTACTGTATTACCTCTCATTCttccttaattttctctcttttcttctcttttttctttcttatcatttttctcttttttttactctgttttctcttttactcCGTAAAAATGCTCTGTTTTTCGATCCCCTTTTCAGGGCACGGCAAgggcccttttatagtgcctgccgtgaccaATATTTTACCGttttgccccttaaccgcctttgtctggtctgggcgtaCTTGTCGATCACCAAGTCTGTGCGACATTCACCCTTACCAGACAGAGACAGGTTTGTTTCGTTCCTTAGTATACCGTAACACTTCTTCCTGCCACGGtataaatgctttctctctctactcttaAGACATGCACCCAACGGttccccctcaaacttgcctcttttgggtggtttatcatcccagcaggacgtacctcccaaaagggcttgggcaAGAGCTGCAAAATAGATCTTTTCCACTATctccaccaccaaaccataccccttttacctcttacctctggcccatggccctaccacgtcctatattggctgggtataggCTGGTGGTacctgggccttgcgcgtgcttccCTTTTAGATATGTCCAAGAGTttgcctgctgctcatgcgtttgccgTGATTTGGAGACTCTCTGTCTGTGTTTTCTGACCTTTCATGTGGGCTTTTCTTTAGTTTCCCGCTCCATTCAGGAGCTGGGCTTTGTATGATGATGGGCCTTgcatttctttggcccactcttgattttctttattgccTGCAACGTTGAACTGTTATTCCTAccgtaataacttaattttACTGGATCTCTTTTTGGGCCAACCGTTTATCCCTTTTCTTAGTGGCCTGTCATGGGCACtgtttttgcttttactcatgggctcctatgtccctttgggttttcctttgggcatccacggcccgattgctttctttgggcttcctcggcccgtttgctaattccacactcccatgggctttttactaacttcattggacGTCCCCGGCCCAATAATCTTATTCTTATCTTTGGGGTTCATGAGCCTGCCATAAGttccttactctcttagtttacattgccttgggcctgcggtggccctttctcacttttctacctcatacactgcttatgggatgctatttctttctttcctggcttTTTTGAGCCCGCTTGCCTTTTCAAgactcatttatttatttgttggacCTGTAATCCATTATTCTTGCCGCTTGAGCCTAATGGGtttttgctatctattttgtcaattctttgttgccctcattattgggctttctttttgtCTATCTGGActtccacaaatggccctcaacattCGGCAATGGGAATTCGTCCTTTGGACAAGCTTTGTTGAGatttctgaaatttacatagcaTCTTATCTggccgttcttcttctttactggtACTATGTTGGATAGCCAGCGAGGATGTTGGATAGGCTTGATAAATCTTGCGGCTAGCAACTTTTGCACTTCTTTGACTATCTGCCATTCTATTTCTGTGTGAAATATCCTGGCAGGTTGGGCCACTGGCTTGGCCTCTGGGCCCACATTCAATGTATGCGCAACAAGTCTGGGATCGAGCCCTGGCATTTCATTGTAATCCCAAGCAAAAACGTCTTTGAATTCTTTCAACAACAGTATGAGTTCTGACTTCTCCTTTTCTGTCAGGCTTACACTAATTGAGATTGGCCTTGGTTCTCGCGAGTCAAACCCTAAGTCAACTTCTTCCAACTCTTCCTCTGCCATAACTTGGATATCCTTTTCTGCTGCAACTGCCTcatccttctcttcttcttttcccaaaCTTCCTTCAGCAATTCAACACGCCAAACTCTTGTGTTGCCCCTTTTGGGTGGGACCCACTTGCATCTCACCCGTGGGCCCCACGCACCTTCATAATTTATACACGATCCTACCATCAAGGCCTTGGACCCTGATGCACTGAGGCATTTCGTCTGGCTTTGCGGCAGAcgcttctttccttttcttcttttgcgCCAGTAGCTCTCTTAAATGGGGTTCTGGGTCATCTTGAACATCTTCCCACCTAGGCACAAAGGTACCTCATGgctttgaaattgaattttctccAGATGGAGCCCATTGATCATAAAACATGGTTTCCACCAAGTGGGCTTCTGCCTGCTTGAATGGCGAGGGGTTTGCAGCTATGCGTATCATCTTGCCATTCAATCTTCCTTTCACACATTGGTGGTAGGTGGACGGGACTAGTCGGTGTTTGTATAACCAGGGTCTTCCCAAAAGCACATGGTAAGATACTTCCATTCTGACCACGTGGAAATGAGCTAAGGAGGCTATAGGGCCTACTTTCAACCATAATTGAATGTGGCCTGCGGTGTACTTACCTCTTCCTCCGAACCCCGTTACTTCCATTAGGCATCCTTGGATCTTTTTCTCAGAAATTCCTGCGGCTTGCAAGGTGCTCAACGGTATGAGGTTTACAGAAGCACCTGTATCCACCAGGGCCCTCTTGATGGGGATTTGATTTATAGATGCTGCTAAATAGAGAGGCCTCCTATGATCTGGGTGCCCCACCTTCATATCCTCACTCCTAAACGTGATTTCTGTTGATTCCTGCAGGAGGGCCCTGTCTTCTGGCATCTCTGCTGACAGGCATTCCACCCCTGCCCCGGAGGCGATGCTTACCAAAGCCTCCGtgactatttttctttcttttgctgtaAGTCCCAATTGGTCAAATAGATTTTTGAACTTGGCACTCTACTGAAGAGTGGTAATCGCCGCGGCAGGCAGGGCCAAGTTTTCTTCCTCGTCTTCTCCTGGGTCTGCACATATCACCACTGCTGTTACACCCTTTCTCTTGTGGTTTGGGAGTGGGTTTCTTTGGACTTCCTACTGGGTTAGCTCTAATGTGCCTTCTTTAATCCTGCGGTGCACCAGTTTGCGGAGCGCCTAGCATTCTGCGGTGGGATGTTGTACATAGTTGTGCAAGCGGTAGAAGCGAGGGTCCCTCCTTTCTTCCTTCATGGGCTCTCTAGAAACCTAGTTGGGTTTAAAGATCCCGTCCACTATCCATTTGTCAAGTAGCACATCAAGCTCCTTAAGAGTACATGGTAAGGGTGGGGGCGTATCATACTCCCTCCCCTCTGTTTTCCTTCTTTGATTTCCAGTGGACACCGCCATAGCTTACGGGGTGTTTCTGTTGTCTGAACTGGGTTTCATAGACTGAGCCGTCTTTCTAGCTTTCTGCAATAGCTGTGCGAACTGGGAAATCTCCAGATTTTCCAGGACAGCTCTGAATTCTCGAATCATATTGGTCATGCACATTTCTACTAACGTCCTATCTTCACAGCGGTCGTAGCAATCAAGTGCTATGTCCCTGAACCGTTTAATGTATTCTATCAGATCCTCTTCATTCTTTTGCTTGGTCGCTTGCAGAGTTGCAAGCGTTACTGTTTCTTCTCCGTGAAAGTATTTAGTGCAAAATACATCCACCATGTCATCCCAAGTTGGGATTGATCCTTGTTTTAAGCCAATGTACCAGGTCGCACAGTGACTTTGAAAACTCCTGCAGACATAAGTCCTCATTTGCTGCGTAAGGGCCAAGGGTGTCAATAAATTTGCTCTCGTGTTCTACTGCACTTCCCTTCCTGCCATGTACTGGGCAAAGGCCCTTGGTTCATACCTCTCAGGGTATGGTTTGCTGAGTACTTTCATAGGATAAAGAGGTCTGCGtgcgtaaaacctctcctttGGTGTTTTGGCTTTCTCTTACTCCAAGAGAGCTGCTACTTCAGCCATGGTAATGAAACGCTGTTCTGCGTTCCGTGGGACACCTCCTGCCAGTGTCTCTTCTTTGTCTGCCGCATGATCCGGGTCATGCTGGctgcctttctcttttgttttgtctacCTTCAGTTGACGGATGTCTTCCATCATTTGTTGCTGCCAGTGCTGTAATGATTGCAATACTTTGATGAAGGTGTTGACATTGTTCGTGGGGACTCTCGTATGAGGTTGAGGATCAGCCCCCGTTCTGTTGGCACCTTCTGTTTGGTTAAGTTGCTGTTGGTGAGGCGTTGTTGGTCTGGATTCTGCTTGTGAGGGTACGACACTCATATTCCGTGTCGTCCTGGATTTTGGTGGCATCGTTTGCGAGGGgttctgttttcttttcctttcctttgccCCTGTCTGCTTCCCAACTCTTCAGTGGAGTCGCCAATTTAATGTAGGGGTCTTTTTTGTGTATTGTGtgttgggctgggctgcctcctacGGTAATGGGCCTGAATGTTTTTGAGTAATGGAGTTGGgaccggtccaattgtaactcatcTAGGgtcggtttgtgcacaaacttatgccttgtctgcTAGGAGTAAGCTTATGGCAAGTAGAACTGTTTCAGACGAGTTATGGCagacaaatataataataataaccaaaacaGAGTATTCcgactatttaaataaatgactatgtaatccctacttataaaGCATGATTACAATCAGGATAATGTCATTCATagagaaagtaaaggagaaagaaaataatatgaactaatcaaatgggcataaatcaagttttaagtttagTCTGCCGaagcaaagccaaagaggggagaacgcttcttctcaatgcaaataatctcccaggaaaaGATCCTGCTGCggggattaatggctttgagggagtcggacctgaatggttattgTCCAAAAGGAGTCCTTGTTACGTTTTGGAAGAGAGCAGGATTTGAAAGGGGAAAGAGGGAAAATGACCTACTGGTGCATGCCCATTATATTACCTCTcattttttcctcaatttcctctcttttcttctccgttttctttcttatctctttttctttttttttactttgttttctttttttactccTAGAATGCTCTGTTTTTCGGTCCCTTTCTTAGGGCACAGCAAgggcccttttatagtgcctgccgtgaccaATGTTTTACCATTTTGCCCCTTAAgcgcctttgtctggtctgggcgtacttgccgaccaccaagTTTGTGCGACATTCACCATTGCCAGACAGAGGCAggtttgtttctttctttcctcaATCTACCGTAGCACTTTTTTCCTGCCACCGTATAaatactttctctctctttctcttaagaTATGCACCCAACGATTTCCCCTTAAACTTgtctcttttgggtggtctattATTCCTacaggacgtacctcccaaaagggcttgggcaggagctgcaaaatagatcttttctcttctccccaccaccaaaccataccccctttacctcttacctctggcccatggccctaccacgtcctatattggctgggtataggTTGGTAGTGCTTGGGCCTTACGCGTGCTTCcctttcagatatgtccaagagtctgcctgctgctcatgcgtttgccatGATCTAGAGACTCTCCGTC
This genomic stretch from Quercus lobata isolate SW786 chromosome 3, ValleyOak3.0 Primary Assembly, whole genome shotgun sequence harbors:
- the LOC115980484 gene encoding uncharacterized protein LOC115980484, with amino-acid sequence MPEDRALLQESTEITFRSEDMKVGHPDHRRPLYLAASINQIPIKRALVDTGASVNLIPLSTLQAAGISEKKIQGCLMEVTGFGGRGSLGKEEEKDEAVAAEKDIQVMAEEELEEVDLGFDSREPRPISISVSLTEKEKSELILLLKEFKDVFAWDYNEMPGLDPRLVAHTLNVGPEAKPVAQPARIFHTEIEWQIVKEVQKLLAARFIKPIQHPRWLSNIVPVKKKNGQIRCYVNFRNLNKACPKDEFPLPNVEGHLWKSR